A segment of the Scophthalmus maximus strain ysfricsl-2021 chromosome 11, ASM2237912v1, whole genome shotgun sequence genome:
GTGTCTCTCCAGTGCACTTTCACTGCTGTAATGTTCATAACTGGCATGCACATTTTTATGAGCCGAACATAActttgcacgtgtgtgtgtgtgtgtgagtgtgtgcatatGTTTGTCCCATCAACCACTCTGGCAGGGCATCACATTGACAAGGCCTCTGAGGCAAGGGTTACACTGGCACAGTGCCCAGCCTCACTTCATCCTGTGCTCTTtactcttcaccccccccccccttctgccaCCTGTTCATTTAGAGGACAGAGCTGCAGTCTGAATGTAACGCCAGAGGGCCAACGTGCCAACGTGCCATCCAGAGCActatgatgtttatttttttctcttttcatttgttttctctttaattaaAGCATCATGTCAGTAAACCTGAGCATGTTTGTGCAGTTTACGTCACTCTACAGGAATTAAATCACAGCAATATTCAGTACTTTCTTCTTGCTGCAATTTTCCCATGATGTTCTAGATTTTTAGTTCAGATTTCATCAATGAAATTCAGTAAAACTTTACTTGAATTAAAATCATTTGCACTGCATAATCTGACCTCACATTCCCCCTCACACCCAATCTGTGCAGGAAGATTTTATCGGAGGTCAGATGGCAGAAAGTTAGAGACTGACCAAGggaaggagggggtgggggttacaATGCTCTGAAACTGACAAGCAGACAGCCATCTGTCACAACAACAGACCGagtacataaacacacactcacttgcgCACGGTTTAAGCCTTTCATCCCTTCTTGAAGAGACAAAATGTCTGTGAGACACACTCTCTAATCTCTGCGCAATAAAAGACAAGCTGTGTGAAGGGAGATTTATAAACCAACCAATGTGAACACACTTTACTTACAACCTGTACTcgttatgaatatgaatatattgcCCTCATTGCAATTTGTTTCGTAATGTCCAAGTTTGCCTTGCTGTTGTTTCAACACTGTAATTCCATTAATTGAATTGATGGATGATACCTGATTTTTAGCCAAGACACATCCCTTCCTCTTAACTACACCTAATTCTAATCTCAACTCAGAATCCTTGAGCTCCTCCAGGGAGCGTAAATACATAGTACAGTGAAGTTTGAAAACTGGTACAAACTCCAAAATGGTGGCAAACAGACTAAAATTTTCTGGACGCTGTGTGAACTGATGGGAAGATGTGTCTGTccaataatgaaataaattgaaTCCTGAGTCTAGCTTGGATAGACAGCACAGGTACAGAGCTGTGATGATGGCGCTGCTCTCAAACCTGCTAATCATAATAACAAGAATCACCACCCTGTGCCAACCCTTGGAAAGAGGTCATGGAGCACAGCAGCCTTCTGTGGGGGATTTTGTCATCGAACATGCAGTCAAATAATGAGCAGAGACATGGACTGACACCTGTGCTCCTCTCACCTGTTTTCCTTGCCGttttgcagcagtgtgtgtctgtcggtgCTGGACCGGTCTGTGCAGACGTACGTGTTTCTTCGAGTCATGGCACTGGCAGGGTTGTTATTCTGAAgaaagaatcaaatcaaaaattcatgaaataaaatgcataCATGATTTCCTGAATATATGTGAATGGTCTATTTTATCTTGGTGGAAAGAGAGCTTCAAATTCAGGAGAAAATCCAGTATCCCTTCCTCCGGTTACGATTTATTTGACAcgatttgaaaagaaaaatgtccctCCTTGACAATTTGACCTCAGATGGTCATGAGTTTTGCTGCACACAACATTAAAGTTAATCTCGGATTAATCTGACTTCAGTCTTGAGTCTTTAACTCAAACCTAAACCATTTTTGATACTTATAATAAACAACCATAATGTCTATATTTTCTCTGTTGGAATAATCTGCAGTTTGTTATTCGCCTCAAGCTATGCaagtttttttctattcatatcTGCTATATTCTGTGGAGGATGTAGTATTCTCTATgaaatctgtgtcagtgtaGCCTCAGTTCGCTGTAATCTGAGAAAATGGGATTAGGAGGACTGTGAGGATCTGTGCCATCTGTACATGTTGTATGGTTACACTGGATGATTCATCAAATCCACAAAAATACTTACTGCGGTTGAGTTCACTTCCTTGCGCCTGTCAGGTATCTCGGCCTTATTTGGATTGTGAGCGGAGCTGACCATGGGACTAGAGGGGGTTGGGATGCTACGGGAGCCGGTGGTGTTTGTGGTCGGCTTGCGAATTGACATCCGTTCCTCTTTGAGACCCGCACCTTCGCCTACACCACTGGGACTCCGTTTGGGGTGCGTGGACACTGGGACCGCTGGACCACCTGAGAGCAAAGGAGTTCTCAGTGATGTGGATTTTTGTCACCCTGGTAACATTTCAGAATCAATCTAGCAAACTCTAAACTATTAACTAATCATGCTAAACCTCATTATGTCTCTAATCTGTGAAATTTGCCTTACAGAAGTCAGAATGTCGCCTCTGGCGGTGGTATGTTGAGGCGCTGCGCTGTGCCTTGtggccagaggaggaagaaggtgcaccagaggaggaagaggaggtggagtgttTGCTGGTTCCGTTGATGATGGTGCCGGGCCGGACTCGAGCTAGACTCAGACTGCTGCCAGTCTGAGACTCATTGCCGTCAGTCTGAGATACAGAAAGACATACACAGGAGATTTAAAATTACAACATGACTGGACACAGGCATTGGTTAAGTTGTTCACAGCAACAACCCAGGTTTGTATCCAAGGCCAAGTAAGTCCAGATCAATTAATACCAACATCCAGATAAATGCATTTCTTTATCTGGctgagaccaaaaacagaacaaatattcacattagTACATTGAGTCAAACATACTCCATTTGCACCTGCCATTTAATAGGAGGTTTGAGTGATGGGATTGCTTGACAACATGAAAGTACAGGTGTAAATACACATAATAGAGATTGAGGACAGATTGTTCTATCGGCAAGCCCCCTCTGGAGGGGGCCACTGGTCAGGCATGCATGTGACCACATTGACAACAATGTGTAAACACAAACGCATTGTCAATCCACATAAAACAACTACATGGGCAGAAAGATGTAATTGTGCGAGACTGTTCCAAACCAGCCAGAAAACAGCTGGgcagtaaacacacaaagaagtcCTCTCCTTGGTACCCCACTATGAACGTTATTCACTTATGAACGGAGTGAAGACAAGACCTAATGGACAAGCGGACACGACATGACGGATGGTTATCATCTTCAACTATTCTTCTTCtatctttcttttgttgtttgctgttgtttggCCCAgtggaaatgagaggaggatgttATGTGAGCTGGACAGATCTCAATGTGTGACACTTAATCATACCATGTGTAAATGTAATCGTGTTAAAATCATATTAAGATCCGGTCGTGACTGTGACACAATACAGCTGTAAACAAGTAATCAATTTGAATTGCCTAGACCAATAACACCTTCTCGAACTACACGATTACAGAAAGtgaactaacaaacaaacaaacacatcaagtTGTTTCACTCACCTCGTTCTTGCGTCCCAGCAACAGGTATGTGGCGGTGATCTCATTGTATTTCTGACTGACCAGAGAATCGTTGATCTCGTCTCTGGTGAAGCCCATCCCAACCATAACATCTGACACGAgacaaattcaatttgaaacGGTTATTCCACAGTTTCCACAGCGAGCCACAAGTGACGCAGGTTGACCTTCTGTGCAATCATTAAAACTTCAACCTCGGTGCTCTTTTCTGTCTGAACCCGTAAGCACCTGATTCATACACTGGACCTGAAACATCATGTCTGTCCACTTTAGCTTTTCAGGTGAATAAATTAAGACATCCCATACAATGTTCACGTAAAGGAAGCGTGGTGAGATAGAATAGACCAGAACTCTGGTGTCAGCTTTCCCTGGGATGCTGAACAGTCCCAGAGTCACCATCTAAACAGCTGCATTTGAAATGGAAGCATTTGAACATGTCCTACTACAGATTCTTTGTCCCGGGCCTGTGGAAGTCTGCTGAGAGGGCCCTTGACCACATCCCAGTTCACCCTCCCCCAATATTTCTGTCATCATGATAAATACTATTTATTATCATGAAGAAGTATACGTTTCTCACCGATGCGACCAGTGTCGCTGATGTCTTCCACCGGCTCTGCGTGGGGCTTCAGCTCCTCGCTGTCAAAGCCGACATTGATCCACTTATCTTTCATTATTTGCTggtgaggaaagagagggagaaagtgtgttttgattgttatgatgattattggtgtctttgtctttatttgcaCTGTGTGCctctcagtcatgttgctgtaAAGTTTCCTGTTCACCTCCAGTGAGCAGCGCTTGGCAGGGTTGAGGACGAGGAAGCGGCGCAGGATTCCCTCACAGTCTGTGGACATGTAGAAGGGCACGCGATACTTCCCCCTCAAAACGCGCTCCCGCAGCtcctgcacacaacacacatgagAGACACAATGAGACACAAAAAGATGGGAAGATGTGGATATAAAACTGATGAAATGTCGATGGAAAACTTTAAAGGATTGTTTGCCAGTTGCATTACCACATTAAGATAGAGTTCGGTGACTACAACAACGTCTTTGTCTTACATGGTTATTTAGATCATCTTGCTAACTAGACTGGTTTTCATGAAActgattttattgatttattgatggTGTTTAATAGAAggtaagaaaatgaaaatgcgtAACAAGTGAATCtatctaaaatacatttttcattttgtctgtgacacattgatttttcttctgtATCACAGTCCACATGTCGCCCACCTTTAGGTTCTGTCCATCAAAGGGCAACGACCCACTGACCAACGTGTACAAGATGACCCCCAGGCTCCAGATGTCCACCTCTGGGCCATCGTACTTCTTGCCCTGGAAGAGCTCCGGGGCAGCGTAGGGCGGAGAGCCACAGAACGTGTCCAGTTTACTGCCTGCAGTAAACTCGTTACTGAAGCCGAAGTCAGCTATTTTTATGTTGGCGTCTGCATCTAGAAGCAAGTTCTCCGCCtgcaggaaacaacaacacagtgaaacacgTGAAAACCTATAATCACGCATTATTACTGAAAAGGTTTGCATTATTTGCAtgtagctgttgtttttaacttcTTTTCAGTTACAAATCCCTGCCTAAATATGGAGAGTTATAGATATCagctttacagtacatgtctgtTACCATCTCATTGATTAATATGTGAAAACTGAATACATGCAGTCAGACATTAAACTTCACATATTTATCCTTATCTAAAGAGTGTTTGGGGACCATTTGTATTCTTTTCTTATCACCGTGTGTGTAATCACCTTCAAGTCTCTGTGAACAATGTTCTTCTGATGACAGTAGTGTACTGCTGACACAATctgaggaaacagaaagaaaaacagacatcaAGAAAGAGCAGACAATTCCACATAATGTCTGTACAGCAAATCATGCCAATGGCAGATAAACTAGGAGCAACATTCCCACATACCTCCTTGACCAATAATTCAAcacaattacaaataaaaaagtggaTAAATGAATATATTGCTGTGTAATCACCCCTTcagtttggttgttttttatttggtctGAGCCACAGTGGAAATATATGTTTTAGATTCACAACAATAAGCCATATGGACATTAACTTAGTTCAGGTTACATCTCATATAACTTTTGGTGAGCATCATGACTTCATCTGACCTTTTCCGCCTGTCTTCTTGATCGACCCAGACAAGCACAGCTGTGACTGTGCACAGACAACCGAACCCATTCAGTGAGAGCACTGACACTGATTTCACCTGAACACATTGGAATCTAAGCCGAGCTCTCAGTTTGAGGCTCACGCTGTAAAGCGATAAACAAGACAGATGAGCGGGCATATGGATGAGTGAGGTACGGGGGTTTGACTTACCTGTCTGAACTTAGCTCTggcctctttctccttcattcTGCCACGAGCCACGAGGTAGTCGAACACTTCGCCTGAAAGAGAAACAGTATGAGTACATGCTGCAGTATGCAGTTCAATTCTCCATGTACCTTCCAATCACTTTTCTCTTTATCTGATGTATTAAACATCTACTAGTTTTGCAAACAACCTGAAAAAAGTTAGTTGTCTACTAAAATGCTGCATGCTTGCAAAATATAGTGTTGCAACTAATGCCAAAATATTTGCTGGTAAATTCGCATTTAAGCTTCATAGCCCCCAAAAACTGTATCTGCAACAGCCATAGTTTTAATGTTCTCCAACATTTTGCCAGGGATTTATGAGTCTACAATAGAGATTGTGTCATGCttgaacaaagttttttttgtgtagaaAAATAGCTATACAGGATGTGTAGAATAAAACTATGACCTCAAATCATATAGGATATGTCCTCAAATCTGTGTTCTTCCTGGTTTGTTAACATTATGTTTCAGCTCCTTAAGGTAAACAGCTATTCCAGTCAAgcgttaaaaaaaattctcaacaTCTTATGTTATATTTCCAATGGCATGTTAGAAAAACCTTCCTGACATTACCAAACTTCTTCACATCGCTTGTCTTAATACATGTGTGCACTCATTTGACGCTTAAGATCCTAAAAGGTAAGGAGCAGGCTGAGGTCGAGTTGAACAAGGCAGTGTGTGAGCTGACGAGTTGCCGCCTCCTTATTAGGTATTGGAAGAAAGAGATTACACAGCATACAGTGAGAGCAGCAAAGAGAGATGAcgggagaagggaagagagaaaaaaatagagaagCAGCTTAAACTAGAACAGAGCACGGTAAACAATTGATCAAAGGAGCAAGAGAATTAAACATCTCACTAGTGAAAATAGAGACAACGGCATTGAATTGTTTACCGTTCAGTTGTCAGATGAACTGTACAGTTCAGTCAAAGTAAAGAATCAAATTGGCACCATTCAATACTCGTGTACAATGTTGATGAGGGTGGTGGGAATATCACTCACCTCCGCTGGCGTACTCCATTATCAGGTAGAGAGTCTTCTCTGTCTCAATCACCTCAAACAGCTGCACTGTAGCACAGAGGACGAGATGTTCGCACAAAGGTCAGCACggacagtctcacacacacacacacacacacacacacacacacacacacacacacacacacacacacacacacacacacacacacacacacacacacacacacacacacacacacacacacacacacacacacacacacacacacacacacacacacacacacacacacacacacacaatgattgTCTGGGGTGTAACTCACCTATGTTGGGATGGTTGAGCGTTTTCATGATGCGTACCTCTCgaaacagctggaaaaaatTTGTAATGGAGAGAATGAATTGTCAGACTCCATTCTTTACAGTCAACTCTCCATTATAAAATTTCACATCGGTCTGTGCAGGATATTTCAAAGGTAAAttgcaaaaacattcaaaaaataGTTAAACTATAGAGCATAAAGGATAACTCTAATTGAATAATGGCACTATAAACTGTTATATGCTGCAGTAgtatattttggttttggtaGAATTTAAGTTGAGGCCTTTTATTTATGCAATCAATATGGAGACAATTACAGtcaaaaaataagaatgaatttaaaaaatacatctgaATAAGTTTTAAGGTCGAGGCTCTTTGagtttcctccacctccatctcgaCTGTGTCTTGTCCATCCATCAAATTAATTGTCCTCCAGTTAATTCACACAGTTCACAGCTGGTATATAGACACTGTTCCCCATCATCCATCTTATCCCTGCACTCACATACATGATCTCCACCACGCTGGTCTTTCCGACCACCTCTAGACCACCCAAGGGAGCCACTCACTGGTGCAAGGCTGACAGCAGGGTCTCCTCCCATgggcgcgctctctctctctctctcttttccggacattgagctcatctttcactctgtttttatgacttttttttatttaatgcattctttgatttatttttggtttttatttttgcatttgcgcatttgtaaaacaaccctgataaaagttgttttcaaaaatcaaaaaaaaaaattctctctctctctctctgctgccccccaccccctcctcccagcGCCCATTCATCACTGAGCTCCAGACTGCTGCCTCATCCTGCCACTCTGATGGCATTGCTCCCTGTCTGGCTAATTAAAATAATGGATTTGTCGGTGAAATTAATTTTAACAGATTTCAGAGAGCAAGATGCATCACTGTGGAACATGCTGATGGCCGGTTTTGAGATGGAGTTAGATGAAATTGGTGTCTCAAAAACCCTCAAAGCCCTTTGAAGCTGAATTTTACACTAACATAAGTGCTGAATGTAGGATTGTGGTTTTGTCAtttcactgcagacattttaaGCGCCATGATAAAGCCtatgtaaatgtaatcaatCCATTCTTCCATCATtagttgtttttggtttggttaTTAGTGACAAAGTGAGACATTCTGACCCTGGAGAGGAAAATGTGACTtctctttgtgcgtgtgtgtgtgtgtgtgtgtgtgtgtgtgtgtctcagtgtgtgttacaAGACTGTTAGCAGGAAActaaacagaaatagaaaatgagGCGACTTAACAATGTACAGGAGATgtgggacacagagagaggaaaagactcAATAGAgtaagaaagaaagtaaaaagggGACGGGGGTGAAAGATGTGTATTCGTTTGGAAATTGTATTTGCAGCATTGGTGTCATGTTTTGCTCTGTAAATCCCTGTAGCTAATTTGTGAAGGATAAATTATTcacacgtgaaaaaaaaagtaaaagaaaagaaaaaaagatgggagaggacagacaatgaaaagaacaagaacacaAAAGAAGGAATGCACTGGGGCCTTCATTCTTGTTGTTGACACTCAGCTTCCCCGGGAAACACACTCCTCCCTTATCTCGGTTACGAAAATAAAAGTAATCCAATGCAATTCTGATCTTTGTGTTTATGGTTACACTTACATGTTTATACAGCAGAATGTTATtattcctctgcagctccatgAGAGACAGATAAGTCAACAAATGTTCAACTTTTGAGGatcaatttgatttgattaaaaaaaaataaacctctaTTTATCCTTTTCATCCACAGGCTAAAGTACATACAGCACGTCCTGCTTCACATTCATATTGATTCAAATGTTCCGCATTTCAGACATAGCACCAGCTGTGTGCGCCACGTGTGCAAGGAACTTGCTTTCTCACAGTGAAGTAACAACACTTCCACGATGACATAACTCCAGAGTGGCCCGAGGCGGTGTCTGTATGCCAGGGTGCGTGTTTTCATAGATATCACAACAGACATCTTCCTGGTATACAATTGACCCCAGGTAATAACATCAGTGTGGTACGTGTGCgcaaccacacacgcacacaggcacacacttgTGATCAATTAATTGCCAGTTCAGTTATTACtttaattgttttcaaaatgcTTGAAACTAAATCTTACTCCCGCTTCTCTAATTTTGCtgcttgtgtctgtttgttatCATCGTTGATAGAAAACCTGTGTTTGGAATGTTGGTCATAAAAGATAAAAGGAGCATTTTAAATACCCCACCATGAGTGGTGAACTTGCTCAATttctaaaaggaaaataaaaataatatacagattGATCAATATCAACTATTTGCcataaacagatttttattggtttttttttagaaaattgaaaataagtagttgcagcagcagtgataTGGAATGAagtctgaaattaaaatgaagcaTTCACACATTAGATCCATAGGGAATGTGTTACTAACAATGGATTCTATTCTTCTGTCACTTGTCCTACTCGGGGCTGTGGAAATAGGAAGTCACATCatcataaacagacacacagcggcccactgggagtgtgtgtgtgtgtgtaattgaaTTGAGTGCATGGTGCATCAGCTGTTCATCTAAGCTTTAAGAAGAATTATCAGCTaagcctctcctccctcacctccccctgtTCCTTCACTCACtgtctcccccttctctcctaCACTCATCCACAATCTTCCTCCACCATATTCTCACTCCTTGTTCTGCTTACTTGGTCccctaacagaaaaaaatccaatctgTGACCTCTGCTCACCGGGACAACATTAATAGTGATAAAAATAACCACTGGGCTTTTTCTCCCAAATGGCTGAAAGGAGACACTAAAGAACCAGACACCTCAGCAACTGGCCAGGAAATTGTTGAGTCACAGGTATTGATCAACAGTCCAATCAATCCTCTGCTCATACTGATTTAAGGCTGTGCATGTAATGTCTCTATACTGCACTTTTCAGGTGCACAAAGATGTCAGATTTCCCCCTTCACATCCAAATGGTGCATTTTTCCACTGCGTCCAGAGAATAACTTCACCCTCTGGCCTCCTCATGTTCATCCTCTCTGAAATCACTTGGTTCTCTCACATGGCGATGGCCCCGT
Coding sequences within it:
- the mark4b gene encoding MAP/microtubule affinity-regulating kinase 4 isoform X5, translated to MSLRTAPPGNERNPDHHTSLSASRSEKGTGWSSRSLGARCRNSIALCSDEQPHIGNYRLLKTIGKGNFAKVKLARHILTGREVAIKIIDKTQLNPTSLQKLFREVRIMKTLNHPNIVQLFEVIETEKTLYLIMEYASGGEVFDYLVARGRMKEKEARAKFRQIVSAVHYCHQKNIVHRDLKAENLLLDADANIKIADFGFSNEFTAGSKLDTFCGSPPYAAPELFQGKKYDGPEVDIWSLGVILYTLVSGSLPFDGQNLKELRERVLRGKYRVPFYMSTDCEGILRRFLVLNPAKRCSLEQIMKDKWINVGFDSEELKPHAEPVEDISDTGRIDVMVGMGFTRDEINDSLVSQKYNEITATYLLLGRKNETDGNESQTGSSLSLARVRPGTIINGTSKHSTSSSSSGAPSSSSGHKAQRSASTYHRQRRHSDFCGPAVPVSTHPKRSPSGVGEGAGLKEERMSIRKPTTNTTGSRSIPTPSSPMVSSAHNPNKAEIPDRRKEVNSTANNNPASAMTRRNTYVCTDRSSTDRHTLLQNGKENSTLSRRLPPASPSTHSIAGASGTSSSSSTPSSRLSRGSSVRSTFHGGQIRDRRPPSHAPSASPTPSHDASPLPHARTRATSNLLSNLASKLTRRVTDEPERISRSPVTSVSCSSNVSVSD
- the mark4b gene encoding MAP/microtubule affinity-regulating kinase 4 isoform X6; protein product: MSLRTAPPGNERNPDHHTSLSASRSEKGTGWSSRSLGARCRNSIALCSDEQPHIGNYRLLKTIGKGNFAKVKLARHILTGREVAIKIIDKTQLNPTSLQKLFREVRIMKTLNHPNIVQLFEVIETEKTLYLIMEYASGGEVFDYLVARGRMKEKEARAKFRQIVSAVHYCHQKNIVHRDLKAENLLLDADANIKIADFGFSNEFTAGSKLDTFCGSPPYAAPELFQGKKYDGPEVDIWSLGVILYTLVSGSLPFDGQNLKELRERVLRGKYRVPFYMSTDCEGILRRFLVLNPAKRCSLEQIMKDKWINVGFDSEELKPHAEPVEDISDTGRIDVMVGMGFTRDEINDSLVSQKYNEITATYLLLGRKNETDGNESQTGSSLSLARVRPGTIINGTSKHSTSSSSSGAPSSSSGHKAQRSASTYHRQRRHSDFCGPAVPVSTHPKRSPSGVGEGAGLKEERMSIRKPTTNTTGSRSIPTPSSPMVSSAHNPNKAEIPDRRKEVNSTANNNPASAMTRRNTYVCTDRSSTDRHTLLQNGKENSTLSRRLPPASPSTHSIAGASGTSSSSSTPSSRLSRGSSVRSTFHGGQIRDRRPPSHAPSASPTPSHDASPLPHARTRATSNLLSNLASKLTRRVTDEPERISRSPVTRIISLSSSACY
- the mark4b gene encoding MAP/microtubule affinity-regulating kinase 4 isoform X7 — protein: MSLRTAPPGNERNPDHHTSLSASRSEKGTGWSSRSLGARCRNSIALCSDEQPHIGNYRLLKTIGKGNFAKVKLARHILTGREVAIKIIDKTQLNPTSLQKLFREVRIMKTLNHPNIVQLFEVIETEKTLYLIMEYASGGEVFDYLVARGRMKEKEARAKFRQIVSAVHYCHQKNIVHRDLKAENLLLDADANIKIADFGFSNEFTAGSKLDTFCGSPPYAAPELFQGKKYDGPEVDIWSLGVILYTLVSGSLPFDGQNLKELRERVLRGKYRVPFYMSTDCEGILRRFLVLNPAKRCSLEQIMKDKWINVGFDSEELKPHAEPVEDISDTGRIDVMVGMGFTRDEINDSLVSQKYNEITATYLLLGRKNETDGNESQTGSSLSLARVRPGTIINGTSKHSTSSSSSGAPSSSSGHKAQRSASTYHRQRRHSDFCGPAVPVSTHPKRSPSGVGEGAGLKEERMSIRKPTTNTTGSRSIPTPSSPMVSSAHNPNKAEIPDRRKEVNSTANNNPASAMTRRNTYVCTDRSSTDRHTLLQNGKENSTLSRRLPPASPSTHSIAGASGTSSSSSTPSSRLSRGSSVRSTFHGGQIRDRRPPSHAPSASPTPSHDASPLPHARTRATSNLLSNLASKLTRRRT
- the mark4b gene encoding MAP/microtubule affinity-regulating kinase 4 isoform X2, coding for MSLRTAPPGNERNPDHHTSLSASRSEKGTGWSSRSLGARCRNSIALCSDEQPHIGNYRLLKTIGKGNFAKVKLARHILTGREVAIKIIDKTQLNPTSLQKLFREVRIMKTLNHPNIVQLFEVIETEKTLYLIMEYASGGEVFDYLVARGRMKEKEARAKFRQIVSAVHYCHQKNIVHRDLKAENLLLDADANIKIADFGFSNEFTAGSKLDTFCGSPPYAAPELFQGKKYDGPEVDIWSLGVILYTLVSGSLPFDGQNLKELRERVLRGKYRVPFYMSTDCEGILRRFLVLNPAKRCSLEQIMKDKWINVGFDSEELKPHAEPVEDISDTGRIDVMVGMGFTRDEINDSLVSQKYNEITATYLLLGRKNETDGNESQTGSSLSLARVRPGTIINGTSKHSTSSSSSGAPSSSSGHKAQRSASTYHRQRRHSDFCGPAVPVSTHPKRSPSGVGEGAGLKEERMSIRKPTTNTTGSRSIPTPSSPMVSSAHNPNKAEIPDRRKEVNSTANNNPASAMTRRNTYVCTDRSSTDRHTLLQNGKENSTLSRRLPPASPSTHSIAGASGTSSSSSTPSSRLSRGSSVRSTFHGGQIRDRRPPSHAPSASPTPSHDASPLPHARTRATSNLLSNLASKLTRRVTLDPTKRQSSNKSMSGCTLPQGTKTVRSQTNLRESADLRSQASAAPAMCQSQIKTNSRHLSGHQKAAEPRTPRCGWDVRVRSPRDPAEVVLALREAAQGCGCQVHLAGPFLLSCTHGAAGARVAFEAEVCQLPSGLGQSSGVRFKRLWGAPLAFRDIATKVSKELEL
- the mark4b gene encoding MAP/microtubule affinity-regulating kinase 4 isoform X3 yields the protein MSLRTAPPGNERNPDHHTSLSASRSEKGTGWSSRSLGARCRNSIALCSDEQPHIGNYRLLKTIGKGNFAKVKLARHILTGREVAIKIIDKTQLNPTSLQKLFREVRIMKTLNHPNIVQLFEVIETEKTLYLIMEYASGGEVFDYLVARGRMKEKEARAKFRQIVSAVHYCHQKNIVHRDLKAENLLLDADANIKIADFGFSNEFTAGSKLDTFCGSPPYAAPELFQGKKYDGPEVDIWSLGVILYTLVSGSLPFDGQNLKELRERVLRGKYRVPFYMSTDCEGILRRFLVLNPAKRCSLEQIMKDKWINVGFDSEELKPHAEPVEDISDTGRIDVMVGMGFTRDEINDSLVSQKYNEITATYLLLGRKNETDGNESQTGSSLSLARVRPGTIINGTSKHSTSSSSSGAPSSSSGHKAQRSASTYHRQRRHSDFCGPAVPVSTHPKRSPSGVGEGAGLKEERMSIRKPTTNTTGSRSIPTPSSPMVSSAHNPNKAEIPDRRKEVNSTANNNPASAMTRRNTYVCTDRSSTDRHTLLQNGKENSTLSRRLPPASPSTHSIAGASGTSSSSSTPSSRLSRGSSVRSTFHGGQIRDRRPPSHAPSASPTPSHDASPLPHARTRATSNLLSNLASKLTRRVTDEPERISRSPVTSRHLSGHQKAAEPRTPRCGWDVRVRSPRDPAEVVLALREAAQGCGCQVHLAGPFLLSCTHGAAGARVAFEAEVCQLPSGLGQSSGVRFKRLWGAPLAFRDIATKVSKELEL
- the mark4b gene encoding MAP/microtubule affinity-regulating kinase 4 isoform X4, giving the protein MSLRTAPPGNERNPDHHTSLSASRSEKGTGWSSRSLGARCRNSIALCSDEQPHIGNYRLLKTIGKGNFAKVKLARHILTGREVAIKIIDKTQLNPTSLQKLFREVRIMKTLNHPNIVQLFEVIETEKTLYLIMEYASGGEVFDYLVARGRMKEKEARAKFRQIVSAVHYCHQKNIVHRDLKAENLLLDADANIKIADFGFSNEFTAGSKLDTFCGSPPYAAPELFQGKKYDGPEVDIWSLGVILYTLVSGSLPFDGQNLKELRERVLRGKYRVPFYMSTDCEGILRRFLVLNPAKRCSLEQIMKDKWINVGFDSEELKPHAEPVEDISDTGRIDVMVGMGFTRDEINDSLVSQKYNEITATYLLLGRKNETDGNESQTGSSLSLARVRPGTIINGTSKHSTSSSSSGAPSSSSGHKAQRSASTYHRQRRHSDFCGPAVPVSTHPKRSPSGVGEGAGLKEERMSIRKPTTNTTGSRSIPTPSSPMVSSAHNPNKAEIPDRRKEVNSTANNNPASAMTRRNTYVCTDRSSTDRHTLLQNGKENSTLSRRLPPASPSTHSIAGASGTSSSSSTPSSRLSRGSSVRSTFHGGQIRDRRPPSHAPSASPTPSHDASPLPHARTRATSNLLSNLASKLTRRVTLDPTKRQSSNKSMSGCTLPQGTKTVRSQTNLRESADLRSQVAIYLGIRKRPSPGPPDAAGM